The following DNA comes from Zonotrichia leucophrys gambelii isolate GWCS_2022_RI chromosome 4A, RI_Zleu_2.0, whole genome shotgun sequence.
ggaggTGCTGCCATCCTCCCCTGgctcccccagctgcagcccagacTGCCTCAGGATCACAAAGTTCACTCTGGATTCCGTGGTCTGCCCAGAGAAACAAGGAGtggaaattaaaaagagaaatgggttAGAAATGAGGGACAGCCCTCGTTGCCTTGGGGAGAGAGAAGGGCTGGCATCAGTTCCTACAGAGGCTCTCTGTTCCTCCACCAGCTCCTCAGTGTGATGCAAAGTCTTTTGTGATGAGCCAGGGAATGTgattggaaaaagaaaaagggaattaGCAAACATGAGTCAGAAGGAACAGAGAACAGAGTAAGGCAGGCTTCACTCGTGCCTCCCTCGCCCACAAATGCCAAAGGTGGATGATTAATTCCTGCACTTTGCTACAAACAACCAAAATAGCATCTTGTGTTGTGCCCCAGAGTGACCAGAGCTGGAACCCTGGCTGCTCCACACACAGTGACCACACAAGCACTGGATGCTTTTCTTGCACAGGAAGTTGTTAAAGCTCTTTCCCTCCCAGCTTTGTTCATCTATTGTTCACCATCTCCcatccattttttccccagggtACCTCTGGTTAAACACTTCACCAGCTGCTGGTctggccttggcagggctgcaggggaagtgCTCCCATTGTTCCTGCTGCCCTCTCTGGGTTTGTTCCTTCAGATCACCTGACAGAACCTCCTTGTGAGGGACTGGCTGGGGAAGGGCCCGGTGCTCACTCGGCTGTTTCCTGCCCTGCatggcagaaatgcagctgctgctctcactccTTGCCACAGCACCCTGCTCCCCTGGTGCCAGAGTGAATTCCTGGCCTTGGAAGAGGGATTTTTAAAGTTATATTCAAGCAAGGATTTCAATTAGCCCTCAGAGGAACAGATCATGTTTGGAAAGCTGTCACAGTTTTACACAAATGTCACTTCCAGAGATTCAACCCCAAACCTCATGAAGCCAGTTCTGGACTTTGCTTGCTGGTTCCAGTGGGATCAAAGGAGTTCCTCATATGGGAGTTGTGTGTGCACACTGCAacaggaatgcagcagcacttgTGGGATGCAAACAAATTCTAAGAGGCCACAGAACAGAAGCAAACATGAAAAAGGAGCTCAGTGCTGGAACTCTGCTCTTTCTCCCATGGCACTGCACTGCTCTGATAACTGTGAGGAGAgctgcctctccctcctgctgacCTCACATCCTTTCTGGGATATAAACAGAATGGGATGAGGAGCATTGTGTCAGGATCTGGAGATAAAAACACAAGCTGGAGGCACTCGCCTGGGGAGATAAAGAATTTAAACTGATCTGTGTGATATCTGCTGCACATGCAGCAGTCCTTCATCCTTTAACTAGAATTCCTTGCCCACTCCTTCCACCAAAACCTCTGGCATGCTGCAACAGGAGCACATTCCACAGGGAAAGACCACCCCTCTTCTACCCATTCAGTACCTTGGAATGCTTTTAGCCTGAGGTGCCCCACGTTTTCCAGTGTCCCTTCACAAATACAGGTAAAATGGGGAGAATGGTCTGATTTGAAGCCCTGAGGGAtctgtctgtgctgccagcccatCCCACCCCCAGCCAGCACCTTCAGTGTGACTGTTGGAAGCACAAGAGGCTGCCCTGATCCCTCCCTGTCTGCTGCATGAATCCACCCAGGGCATCCCAGCATTTCCTGCAagcagcacacaggagctgcaaTCTCCTCAGGTGAACTCAGTGCCaggagccactgcttcccctcAGACCTGTCAGGGCTGACTCACCACGGATTCCCACTCCTGGTGTTTATCTTCCCACACATCCAGAGGGGAGTCACTTTCCATGACAGAGATTTGGGGGAATGCAGCTTGTCCTGGTGTGTTCTGCTAGCCCTGGCTCAGAACAGGaaccctgccagcagccactCACAGCCATTTCCATGTCTGAACTCACCTGGATGATCTGGGCAGCAGCCTCAGGAGTTCCTTGCCTCAAATCCTGGCCATTTATTGAAAGCACTCTGTCATTCCGACTCAGCTTCCCATTCTTGGCTGCCAAGCCCCCCTCTAAGAGATCCAGAATAAAGATCCCTGCCTCGTCAGTCTTCCTGATCAGTTTGATTCCCAGGGGCTCCGATCGGTCTCTCTTCACCAGGGTGACGTGGATCACCtccctgctggtggcactgggatcctgctgggcagtcctgctggaaaagcccttctcctgcagcaccaggaggtgCAGAACAGGCCCTGGGTGGCGCAGGAAGGAGACAGCCTGGCAGTGAGTCACGCTGCTGATGTTGACGCCATTCACCTACAAAGACAAACAAAGCACTCACTAATCAGAGCCCACATTAATTAGGCACTGTCCACActgtggggcacagccaggctggggcaggatggAAAACTCCCTGTGCAATCTCTGACTCTGATTAGGGAGCAAAGTTTTCTAAAACAGAATGAGGAAAGCTGATGGAATTAGACTGTAATTGGTGAATGACTGAGGACAGGGACAAGACAGGACAACCCACACAGCTAACAAACCTAAAAATGTTCACTCATTCCTTCCATGCCATGTAAATGCAGATCTGCTTCTCCTTAATTTCCAGCATGGAACAGACCCAAATCTCCACTTCTGAGTGATCCATAGTCTACAAGCTTCTGGAATCATCCACTTAATTATGTGATTACCAGGGTGACTCTGAGAAGGCAACCTTGTGCCTTTCCTGTTTCACATAAGAGTCCGTGCAGTCTTTTAGGATGTTAACAGGGCTCCTAAGTGTGGGACCTGCCCTATTTGCTGAGACTGAGACATGGACAATCCATCTGGATACAGCAGGAGTCACTCCATTGCTCTGCCTGAGAAACCAACTCAGAGATCTCATCAGCCACTTGGGTGGGGGCTGCCAGGTCTCCTGGTGCCCAATCCCATGGGACAAGGAGGATTTATGGCTTGGCAGATGACTGGGCAGCCATGGCTGGAGGTGCTAACCATTGTCACTGTGTGTACAAGGTGTCACCTGGGTCACCCAGGgccacagagccctgccagtgtgggcagtgccctggctgtgggtcagctggggctggagctctgcattTACTCATTTTGGAGCTGACACTCAGTGCCAGTCAGCAGCTCTCACCCTGGACCTGCCCACGGAGAATATGCAGCTTAAGCAACACAGTGCAGCAGGCAATTATGAGACTTCCTAACTAGAGCAGAGAAATGGGGCTGCTGTGTGAAATTTATCAGGTAGGAATCTTTTACTTTGTCCAAAACGGCCTACATTTCAAAAAGCTGTCAAACATGCAAGGGAAATATGAGTCTGAGTGGAAGGAATGGCAGCAGTGCTCCTGAGCCCCAGCAGACACACAATGCTGCTGACACAGAGGTGCTCTAAaaccctgagctgcagagatttcccagcttctccaggcaCTCTCCTCCCCCAGCCAAGGGAAGCACTGGGGGTTTCTGTACCTCAAGGATGTGGTCTCCAGGAGCAATTCTTCCATCAGCAGCAATCACAGagtccctcagcacctcctgaaCAACGATGTTCCCCAGGGGGGTGTCCTTACCCCCAACTATCCTCATGCCCAGCTCTTCCTCCGGATCCTCCCGGTGGATCTCGATGGTGGTAGTTTCAGCCACAAGACTGGTTCTGTGAGGAAGGTCTGGTTGTGGAaattgaagagaaaaaacaacacattaatagaattttccttttcacagcACCCCAAGATTCAGGTTGTGTTCAATCTGGAGGGAAAGCACCTATCAGGAGACCTAAGGTCAGATAAAAAGCTTAAAACCCCTCTGTTTCTTTAGAGGTTCTCCagaatttttcctattttctcctCGCTTTTGGTGAATTCAAACTCTTTATTGTTGTTGCttgggatttattaaaaggcatTCAGTATGGTTTGGCTATATTTAgagatttgtttttctcttgtgaTATCTGGCCTGCTAGGAGCACACACATAATAAATTCCAGTTTCCATGATGCCCATGAGGGAAAGGGACTACCCAGCTGTAATTACTGCTTTGCAACTTCCTTCCTCTAATTTCCTTtgctccccttttcccatcctccctggagagcaggaggaatgtTTGGTGTTTCACAGCATGGAGATGAAGCAATGCTGCACTTTGAAGATGAAAGTTGCTGAGATCCCCAGCAcggggacactgaggcaggCCCAGCACAGGGTGAAGGGCAGGTGTCACACCAGGGATGCAGAacctgctccaggtgtgctTGGGGAGAAAGCCAACAGGGAACTGAACTGACCTGTGAGTTACCTCTGTCCCAGGCACAGGGGCTGAAGCTGAGCCTAGCTCTGACACAAGGCACTGAGGTTTCCACGCTGCTGCCTCCTACCAAGCTGAGACAAGGCTGCTACACTGGAGATGCTGATTTGATCTGCAATGCTTCCAGAGCTGCCTGTTAATCAAAACCTAACTTATGCTACAAAAACACCAGGAGGGAGGTACTGACCACTCCAGGAAACTGACTGTATATTTAACTTTCCTAACAAGATTAACAAGAACCTGGAACACTTCCTAGTTACTAATTATCTGGCTTCTGCAAGGGCTTTAAGCACTCCACGTTCACGCTGACAGGGACTGCCTTTGTTTCTCCACAGAACACTGCAAGTACTCCCTGCAATCTCACAGAGTTTCTCCAAATGGTTTTGTACAGTTCTGTGCCTGTGAGCAGACTCTGCCACCCCTGATGCACATGAATGAATCTCTCTTCTGGTGAAGACATGACCACTAATGGCTGAGTAGCACTGATGATGTCTGACAGTCTGGGGGCACTTACAAATTGAATTTCCTGAGATAATTGCCTCATTGGTGTATCATGAAAGGTAAATACATAGTTCCACTTCTGTACCAAACTCTCACCTTCCTCAGTCTCCTCAAAAGCTGGATTGACCAGTCCAGGCTCTGCAGTCCCCAGTgacaccacagcagctccagagctttCTGCCACAAGTGAGGAGCCTCCACCTGGGAGCTCTGGATCCTTGGGTGAGTTTGTGTCCCCCTTGGCAGGAGGCTCTTCCTTCCCTTTGGAAATGGGGCTCCTTTTCCTCTGGAGCTCAGATTTGTATTTCTTAAAGCCAGGACACCTGCAGAGAGATTGGCAGGGACTGTCAGTGACTGTCTCTGCCTGGCCAGGTGAGCCAGCACATGAGAGCTCTGACAAACCTGTGGGAAGAAGCTGCTTCCAGATCTCACCAGTGCACTCCTGGTTTCTCAGATGATAAAACTGATTCTCATTTGACCTTCAGTTTCTACTTATACAAGTATCAGCTTAAGTGCAGTGGCTTGTTATTTTACcacttttgaaattattaagcaaattaattgaaaaataagaaTGTAATAGAAACAGGAGTCTCCTTTGCTAAATATTTACCTGGTAAACAATCCATAAAGAAAACAATCCCTATTAAATATAAGCAAATACTGAGCTCTGACGTAGTAGAGATCACTGTGAACTGTACCTTGATACAAAGAAAGTGGCTCAGGTTTCAAGCTCAGCTTTGAATTAGGCTTTGTTTTAACACACCAGCtacacacaggagcagcaagggaGGATTGGGAATTTTCTGTTGTGGAATGAGAAATGAGACCTGACCCAGGACCTGGTGCACTCCCAGGCCATGCAGGGGATGGCTCTACCTGAATGGGAGTAGCTGAATTCCTGATCCCACTGGCTGCTCCCCAGAGGGCACAGGTCCCAGAACTGGGATGTAATTGGATGCAGATACATCAGCAGCCTGTCTCAGCACTAATGGGTGAGGAAAAACAGCTCTTTTAtcacaaatatttattaaaaaggtGAGGAGGTGATGTATGCAAAAGCATCACTTTCAGAGACATGAGTAGTATTGGGTGTTTACCAGAGTCACTTTTCAAATTAAACTCTACTTTTTACACTCTGGCTAAAGAAATCTCATGCCAGTATTACTTCCTCTGGTTTATTTCTGCTCATTTATTCTCCAAGCAATAAAATATCCCTGAACTTAATGACAGAAGCTGAGTGATCCTCTTGTGTGTGCACATGTCCCTCTCTTAAGATACCAAAACACAAATTCAATTTGCAAAAGGCAGGGAAATCCCCCAAGAAAATAAGTTACTATGTGCTTCTTATTTCCTTAAATCTTCTCCTATCAGTTAATCTCACTTAAAACAAGAGAACACACTAATCCCAGTGCAATTTTCttatctggttttttttcagtctgatgATCCAGTTGCACCCAGAGCCCAGGTGAAATAGCCTGGAATCCTAGAATACTCTGTCCCCAAGAAAGATACAAACAACTGTGGAATATATAGGAGAATGCTACAGTTTCCAGCAGGTCTCTAATGTAAACATTGGAggtgcctctctccctcccctgtgtgTAACTGCCGTGCCAGAGGGATTACAGAGTGACAGGAGTTTACTGATAGCAGGGCAGatttgcagagcagagggaggccCAGCCCTGGTGTGAGCCATGgccccagcctgagcagccaggacaaAGGGCTGCTCAAGAAAAAGCAGATTATAAACTTTCACTGAAGGGAAAGGAGCACCCAAGCAccttccatcccttcccctGGCTCTAACACAAACTCTCAGCTCATGGGGACTGAAGACAATGATAACACAAGGGTCCATCCTTTGTTAGGATGGAGCTGCAAAGGTATCCTAAGTGTACCTGCTCCCTGGCTggcttattttaaaaacatgtcaTTGCCACAACAAACTACAACAGAGCTGAATGAAACAGCCTGTGGCACTTCCCATTGCTGACAAATGCACCTTGCCAAGGAAGCTCTGttccacctgcagcagggcttgccctcagctcccctccctgcaaTCATTAACCAGGCAGGAACAAGGGTTCTCCATGCACCATGGCAAGAGCTCTGTCACCTGCACTCCCTTTAAAGTGACAATGTCCTGCCTGCCAacagcccagccagcagggaagcACCAACAAGTCTCCCTTCCTCTGCacaagaggaacagaaaaaaaacaccgtagtaattttcatttgcttctctttctCAGCAAAAGAATGAGAGAAGATAATGGAATTATAAGTAGGTGTTTCAGCAAGTGCATAATGTGCAGCTTGGAGGGACTTGCACTATTTGAATCAAAGCCTTACGTATTGCACATCTTAATTGGACCAATTAAACTGGCAGCACTGCACAATCCTTGCTTTCAGAGCCTTGACTTTGTGCCTTTCTTCTCTGCACAAGGGAAACAAGAATAAGCTTGTTTGTTTGTAACAactccagagctggcagcccaGCTCAGGACCCACAGATGTCTGGGTGTTTGACAGGTTTAGCATCTGCAGACAGGCTGAAggtgagcagctcagagcacacacacaatTACACTGTCCTCACCCACCCACCTCTGCAGCCtcaccctgcctgctctggtgTCCCACCTtgccccagctcagggagctgctctgggaacagagggTTCTGATaagcagcacagcaccctggcAACGACAGCATGGAAAGGGGAATGCACCTGTTCTGCAGGTGAGCTTCCAGCTCACAGCGCTGCATGCTCTGCTGGCACTCAGCCTTGAAAGGACACAGCACAAGCAGCTTATCCAGCAGGTTCCTCACCAGCAGGCTGGACTTGTGGCACTGCTGGAAGGAGAGCTTCTTGCGGTCCATGGGGCAGAAGCTGTACTCCTGCATGAAGTTCTCCAGGCACTTGAAGCAGTAGGTGTGCCCACAGGGCGTgtccatgggctgcagcaggggctgcaggcagatGTGGCAGATGAGCTCATCGTCCACCTCGTCCTGGAAGTTGTACAGGTGATTGTCCAGCAAGGGGTGGGCCTGGCCACACTCACAGCACAGCTCGGGGACCTGGGACGCGCTGTCCTCGGGGACGGGgtcagccatggcagcagcagcagcagagattgtcacacagcagctctgccacacacctgcagggaaaggagagagagattTCCAGCCAACTGCCTGCTTTAAATGCAGCCCATTACAAATTAAACTGTATTCCTGCCTTGAGCTTCCTCCCCCAGAACCTGCACCCCCACCTGGCCCCACAGGGCTCTTCCTTCCAGAGCCACCCTGGGAATgaacagcccagggagcagagcatgCAAGGACCTTGCTCAGCACAAGGTTTAAGCACGTGGATAAACTGAGGCTTAAactttacacacacacacaccagagACAGACTAAATAAACACAGGGACTAGGAAAGCTGAGACAAAAGCTGCAGGTTCTTGATAGAGAACAAGCcagacagggaagggaaaggaaggataCACAAGACAGTGATTTTTAAACTTCCTCTGGCTTTTCAGATTACACCAAATCTTTTAAAGACACGTGTGGTGAAAAGTCAGTTTGGGGatgtcctggtttgaaaaggaagtgagtttttgggatgctgtggtcgaaccaataggtgctcagatttgaatattggcacctgctgtggccactgaggacatggatactcctctgagaacacagggggttaaaagcaggtCTGGTTGTTAGGATTATTGTTTTGTATCTTGGGGGGTGGGGAGGATGAGGCAAAAGAAGAGGaataaatttcaaaagaaacttAAATCTAAAccacatttccttcctttcaagCCCactccctttaaaaaaaattgttttaacaaACAATACATTGTTCCCCACTCATCCATGCCTAAGCTCCCCCATGGAAACAAATTTCCTATAAAAAGACTAAAGCTTCCTAAGTGGAAAAAACGTAAAGAATAGTCCACATCATTTGTTGCAAGGTTATAGAGAGAGAATTGAGCCTCTGCTCCTTtcagccagggagagcaggataAGGGACAAACTGAGTCCTTGTagctgctgctctgattttAACAGAAATGTCTTTAGTCAGATCCATTTTGAATCTTGCCTgttgtaattaaatataaaattcacTTGAGTTTCCTAGCAGATtacaggcacagggatggctgcagggaggattTTTTTAACCTGGCAGTTATTTTAATGAAGTAGGAAGTGTGGTATTAAAGGAAGCAAACT
Coding sequences within:
- the LOC135447869 gene encoding ligand of Numb protein X 2-like, which produces MADPVPEDSASQVPELCCECGQAHPLLDNHLYNFQDEVDDELICHICLQPLLQPMDTPCGHTYCFKCLENFMQEYSFCPMDRKKLSFQQCHKSSLLVRNLLDKLLVLCPFKAECQQSMQRCELEAHLQNRCPGFKKYKSELQRKRSPISKGKEEPPAKGDTNSPKDPELPGGGSSLVAESSGAAVVSLGTAEPGLVNPAFEETEEDLPHRTSLVAETTTIEIHREDPEEELGMRIVGGKDTPLGNIVVQEVLRDSVIAADGRIAPGDHILEVNGVNISSVTHCQAVSFLRHPGPVLHLLVLQEKGFSSRTAQQDPSATSREVIHVTLVKRDRSEPLGIKLIRKTDEAGIFILDLLEGGLAAKNGKLSRNDRVLSINGQDLRQGTPEAAAQIIQTTESRVNFVILRQSGLQLGEPGEDGSTSNSSSSSSSNGGSPVHHRRRPEQSHYRRKSTYQKDLPQGYVSHEKTVAIKKEPKESLGITIGGGRDNKNKLPIYVTSVQPIGCLFRDGRIKRGDVLLSINGIDLTHLNYYEAVSALKSNAASHSVTLKALEILSLSCPEPALDIREQGFSWSPLWITWLGLPSYLHFCQDIVLSKGNLESWGFSIVGGFEESKGNQPFFIKTIVPGTPAFRDRKLRCGDEIVAVNGVPAIGMSNSELIPMLKEQRNKVTLTVVSWPGSLV